In a single window of the Acyrthosiphon pisum isolate AL4f chromosome X, pea_aphid_22Mar2018_4r6ur, whole genome shotgun sequence genome:
- the LOC115033100 gene encoding piggyBac transposable element-derived protein 3-like: MSSEEESEIDISNLTSKIDVEQNKSVRYRTRRRAIDLVEMKEETDCQDHLLQDFKDLQNMSRRVLSSDIIIELLGNGENSDLSDFSDGSDNNEEDELDNLLAMNEVYENFDFQNIEDDIDWNIDNIDDDIVVETENVDRVLENPTTSYKYHSVRKENIKWDAKPLTTREIVFTAVPEKDFPSAPLPPIEYFLKYFSTISFDDMAHFTNLFAQQNNTRNWTDTNVSEMKVFIGIHLYIGIIGFPRVIMYWQPDYRIDIIADNMTKNRFFELRTNFHVQDNLLNPTDNSDKFFKVRPLYNSIKKRCNELHTEKNLCIDEQMVPFKGRLGLKQYMRGKPSPWGIKLYLLCGAGGMVYDLLLYQGSNTELDQETKAHFGLGGSVVLKLCEQLKKNRHILYFDNFFTSYNLLNALQDQKIYAAGTARVNRFANPPLMTDKHLRKLGRGASFEVTGSNEHEGRTNQIGIIKWFDNKGVVLASNFLTSGNTDEVNRWDKKEKKYITLERPEIVKLYNKSMGGVDLHDQLISYFRIFIRSRKWTLRMVTHSFDMALTNSWMEYRNDATHCNILKKMDLLLFKQRVAKTLISLGRSQMYTPERKKKVGRPSSSPSPPLIPIKSRKPRNIDDPTPYNEVRYDCNNHFAIFDDRQHTTRCNAGTLIMGLFPVINTFTFDMEASVKFANTLSKSSMQLAFSEC; this comes from the exons ATGTCGTCAGAGGAAGAGTCTGAAATCGACATCTCAAATTTGACATCTAAAATTGATGTAGAACAGAATAAGTCTGTTAGATACCGAACTAGACGTAGAGCTATTGATTTA GTAGAAATGAAAGAAGAAACTGATTGTCAGGATCATCTTCTTCAGGATTTTAAAGATTTGCAG aatatgtcCCGTCGTGTGTTGTCCagcgatataataatagaattgcTCGGAAACGGAGAAAACTCTGATTTATCTGATTTCTCTGATGGTTCAGATAATAATGAAGAAGATGAATTGGATAATCTGCTAGCTATGAATGAAGTATatgaaaattttgattttcaaaatatagagGATGATATAGATTggaatattgataatattgatgATGATATTGTGGTTGAAACAGAAAAt GTTGATAGAGTGCTGGAAAATCCAACTACATCGTATAAATATCATAGTGTGAGAAAAGAAAACATAAAATGGGACGCAAAGCCACTTACTACAAGAGAAATTGTTTTTACAGCAGTACCAGAAAAAGATTTTCCAAGTGCCCCATTACCACCTAtagaatattttctaaaatactttTCAACTATATCATTTGACGACATGGCACATTTTACCAATTTATTTGctcaacaaaataatactagAAACTGGACAGATACTAATGTATCAGAAATGAAGGTATTTATTggaatacatttgtatattggtattattGGGTTCCCTCGAGTCATTATGTACTGGCAGCCAGATTATCGAATAGATATAATAGCAGATAACATgacaaaaaatagattttttgaaCTAAGAACTAATTTTCATGTacaagataatttattaaatcctACAGACAATAgtgataaattttttaaagtaagaCCTTTGTacaactcaataaaaaaaagatgcAATGAACTACATACTGAAAAAAACCTATGCATTGACGAACAAATGGTACCATTCAAAGGACGCCTTGGTCTCAAACAATATATGCGTGGTAAGCCCAGTCCGTGGGGTATAAAGCTATATTTATTATGTGGGGCTGGAGGCATGGTTTATGACCTATTACTATATCAAGGCTCAAACACCGAATTAGATCAAGAAACTAAGGCACACTTTGGATTAGGTGGATCAGTTGTTCTGAAATTGTGTGAACAGCTAAAGAAAAAtagacacatattatattttgacaatttcttTACatcttataacttattaaatgcTCTTCAAgatcaaaaaatatatgcagCAGGTACAGCTAGAGTTAATAGATTTGCAAATCCACCTCTTATGACAGATAAACATTTACGAAAATTGGGTAGAGGAGCATCTTTTGAAGTAACTGGATCTAATGAACATGAAGGAAGAACAAATCAAATAGGAATAATAAAGTGGTTTGATAATAAAGGTGTTGTACTAGCTTCTAACTTTTTGACATCAGGTAATACTGATGAAGTTAACAGATGGGacaagaaagaaaaaaaatacattacattagAAAGACCAGAAATAGTAAAGTTGTACAACAAAAGTATGGGTGGAGTCGATTTACATGACCAATTGATCAGTTATTTTCGAATATTTATTAGATCACGTAAATGGACTCTTCGTATGGTAACACATTCTTTTGACATGGCTTTGACAAATAGTTGGATGGAGTACCGAAATGATGCAacacattgtaatattttaaaaaaaatggacttGCTTCTTTTCAAACAACGTGTAGCAAAAACCCTTATTTCTCTTGGTAGAAGTCAAATGTATACTCCTGAGCGCAAAAAAAAAGTAGGAAGACCTAGTTCTTCACCTTCACCACCATTAATTCCAATAAAATCAAGAAAACCAAGAAATATTGATGATCCAACTCCATATAATGAAGTTCGTTATGATTGCAATAATCATTTTGCTATATTCGATGACAGACAACATACTACTAGAT GCAATGCTGGAACATTAATTATGGGATTATTTCcagttattaatacatttacctTTGATATGGAAGCTTCAGTCAAATTTGCTAACACACTATCTAAATCATCAATGCAATTAGCATTTTCtgaatgttga